The genomic segment CCGCACGGTCACGGGGCGCGGGATCCTGTGGACCCTGAGCAGCAGGACGTGGAGCGGGTGCCGGCGCTTCCAGGCGAGGCGCTTGCGCGCGTAATCCGGCGTCCAGACGTGGAAGGGGGACAGCGCGTCGACGATACGCGGGTCGTCGGTCTCGAAGTGGTCGGCGACCTCGGCCCAGGCCCGGATCCGCACGCGGTCGGGCTGCATGATGCCGCCGTCCTGGAGCAGGGCCTTCGGTGTCGGTTCCTCGTCGGGCCACACACCCTCCTCGAGCGCGCGGCGAAGCTCCGGATGATGGGAGGCGCGGACGAGGTCGTTGCGCTGGTGGTCGAAGGTGGGGTAGAGGAAGAAACGCTCGTGCTCGAGCTCGAAGTGCTTGTTCTCCTCGCGGATCCCGCCCTTGCGAAGCGTCAGGAGCTGCTCGCCCTCTGACAGCGCGCGCACTGTGACGGCCCACTCTTTGAAGGCGATAGGCATTGAGAAGTCTGCTGGTCCTTGGAAGGTCGAGAGTCGGGGCCGCGGCCTAACCGATGACGCTTCCGGTACGGAAGCTCGGCCCGTCGGCTTGTGAGCGAGTGTAAAGCCTGCCTCAGGTAAATCGCAAGCTGATGACGAATGTCACGAGACGCCCTGAACGAACGCTTGCGCAGTGGCCTCGCGGACCGGGTCAAGCGCCGTGACCGCCACCTCCGGGCGTCTCGATTCGCAGGATCTGGCCCGGCTCGAGTCGTCCTCCGGCCTTCGGGTCGAGCTCCTCGCCGTCGATCAGGTTGCGACCCGGATCGCCATCCGCGCCTCCCTCGCTGCCGCGCGGAGCGTGGCGTCGGCGCTCCGTGATCAGGCTGTAGGCGAGCGGCTCGAGTGCCTCGATCTCGCGAACGAGCCCGTCGCCGCCCCGCCGGGAGCCGGATCCGCCCGAGCCCCGGCGCAGCCCGAGCTCGCGAATCCGGACCGGCAGTTCCGACTCGATCACCTCGATCGGGGTGTTGAGCGTGTTCGACATCGCGACGTGGATCGCGCTCGGGCCGGGTGAGTCGGCGTCGGCGCCCTGGCCGCCGCCGAGCGTCTCGTAGTAGGTGAACCCCTCGCCGGAGGGGTCGGCGAGCGTCAGGTTGTTCATCGTCCCCTGCCCCTGGGCCGTCGATCCGAGCGGCTCGGCGAGCGCGGCCATGACCAGATCGGCGACGCGACTCGAGGTCTCGACGTTGCCGGCGGCGACCGCTGCGGGATGGCGAGCGTTCAGCAGCGATCCCTCCGGGGCGGTGATCTCGATCGGCCGATGCGCACCGGCCGACGGCGGCGCATCGGGGTCGAGCAGGACCCTGACCGCGAACAGCGCCGCGGAGCGCGTCACCGCGAGCGGACAGTTGAGGTTGCCGTCGACCTGATCGGCGCTGCCGACGAAGTCGAGGCGCAGTCGCTCGCCCTCGATCGTCGCCTCGACACGCAGCTCGAGGTCCTCGAGCCCGCGCTCGCCGCCCTCGAGGACGTCGCTCGCGGACCAGCGACCGTCGGTGAGCTCGGCGAGCCGCGCCCGGGTGCGACGCTCCCCGTAGTCGAGCACTTCCGCCATCGCGTCGCGGACCCGCGCCTCGCCCTCGCGCGCGCAGAGCTCGGCGATGCGCTCGGATCCGATCCGGTTCGCCGCTCGCTGGGCGCGGAGGTCGGCGATCCGCTCCTCGGGATTTCGCATCCGCCGCGCGAGCCCGTCGAGCGTGTCCTCGCCGACGAGGACCGGCTCGATCACGACACCCTCCTCGTCGAGCGTCCGCGAGTCGAACGGCATCGAGCCGGGCGTCGGCCCGCCGACATCGGCGTGGTGGGCGCGGCTCGCCGCGAAGCCCAGCAGCGAGCCGTCTTCGCCGTGGAGCGCGCGGATCAGGGTGATGTCGGGCAGATGGGTCCCGCCGCGGTAGGGGTCGTTGGCGATCCACTCCGACCCGGGGTCGCAATCGACGGCCTCGTCGAGGATCGTCGCGACGGCATCGGGCATCGAGCCGAGGTGGACCGGGATGTGCTCGGCCTGCATCACGAGCTCGCCGCGTGCGTCGAAGAGCGCGGTCGAGCAGTCGCGCCGCTCCTTGATGTTGGCCGAGTGCGCCGAGCGGATCAGCGCCGCACCCATCTCCTCGCAGGTCGCGCGCAGCGCACCGAGCAGCACCTGGAGGCTGACCGGGTCGAGGCTCATCGCTCGGGTCCCTCGCCGCGGTGCCCACGCGTGGCGACCACGCTTCCGCGCTCGTCGACCTCGGCGCTCCAGTCCGGCCCGAGGAGGAAGGTCGCCTCGGGCAGCTCGAACACGCACGGCCCGCTCGCCCGCACCCCGGCCGCCGGCTCCCCGCGAAGGATCTCGGTCTCGTGCCAGGCTCCGGCGACGTGGACACGGCGAGTCGTCCGCTCGACCCCATCGCCCTCACCGGGGTCAGCGGCCCGCGGCGTGAGCTCGGGAGCGGCGGAGCGGAGCGCGGCGCGGAGGTTCACGAGCTCGATGTCCGCGCCGGGGTCGCAGTAGCCGTAGCGGCGCTCGTGCTCGGCTTCGAAGAGCTCCCTCAGGCGGTCCGGCGGGGCGTCCCGCTCGGCGTCGACGGCGAGCTCGAACGATTGCCCGGCGTAGCGGAGTTCGTGGACGAGCTCGAGCTCGGCCTCGTCGCCGAAGTCCGTGTCCCCGCCGGCGCGGAGCTCCGTCTCCAGCGCGTCGATCTCCTCCCCGATCCGCTCCGCCGTCAGCCCATCGCCGGCGAGCAGGACCGTCCGGGCGGTGTCGCGGCGGCGCTCTGACGCGGCGAGTCCGAGCGCCGAGAGCACACCGCCGGCGCGCGCACACACGATCCGCTCGATGTCGAGCTGCTCGGCGACGGCCGCGGCATGCAGCGGGCCCGCGCCTCCGAAGGCGTAGAGGGCGTAGCCGCGCGGGTCGACGCCACGCTCGACGGTGACGACGCGAAGCGCCCTCACCATCTCGGCGTCGGCGACCCGCGCGATGCCGACCGCGCACTCGGTCGTATCGAGCCCGAGGTCTCCGGCCAGGCGCCCGACAGCCCGCTCGGCGGCCGAGGCGTCGAGTTCGATCCCGCCCGCGAGGCTCGCCGCCGGCAGACGGCCCAGAACCAGATCCGCGTCGGAGACGGTCGGCTCGGTGCCGCCCCGCCCGTAGCAGGCCGGCCCCGGCTCGGCGCCCGCGGAGCGCGGTCCGACGCGCAGCGCGCCGCCGATGTCACGCCAGGCGATCGACCCACCGCCGGCCCCGACGGTGTGCACGTCGACCATCGGCAGCTGGATCGGGCGGCCGCCGATCCGCGTCGAGTCGGTCCGCCGGACGCGACCCGACTCGACCACGCAGACGTCGCAGGAGGTGCCGCCCATGTCGAATCCGAGCGCCCGCTCGTCGCCGCCCAGCGTCGCCAGCCGGGCCGCGCCCACGGCGCCACCGGCGGGACCGGACAGCACGCTCCACGCCCCGGAGCGCCCGGCCTCCTCGGCGCTCGCGAGGCCGCCGGAGGAGCGCATGACCGCCGGGGCCGGGAGTCCGCGCTCGGAGCAGGCCGAGGCGAGCCGGGCGATGTAGCGGCCGAGTAGAGGGGAGAGGTAGGCGTCGACGACCGTCGTCGAGCAGCGCTCGAACTCGCGGAACTGCGCCAGAACCTCGTGCGATGCCGAGACGTGCAGGTCGGGGAAGCGATCGCGCAGCCGACGGGCGACGCGCCGCTCGTGGTTCGGATCCCGATAGGCGAAGAGCAGGCAGATCGCGACCGACTCGGGCTCGAGCTCGGCGATCCGCTCGGTGATCCGATCGAGTTCCTCGTCGGTCAGGTCGCGGACGACGTCTCGCGGGCCGATTCGCTCGCGGACCCCGACCCGCGCCTCGGCGGGAGCGAGCGGAACGGGGAGCGGCTGGCGTGGGTGGTAGAGGCGCGGGCGGTCCTGGCGCGCGATCTCGAGCAGATCGGTGAACCCCTCGGTCGCGAGCAGCGAGCAACGCGCGCCCGACTCCGTGAGCAGGGCGTTGGTACCGACCGTCGTGCCGTGGGCGAGGAGCTCGACGTCGGCGGGATCGCGGCCGGCGCGCTCGAGCGCGGCCTCGATCGCCGCGAGCACGCCCCGCGACTGGTCATCGGGCGTCGTCGGCGACTTCGCCGTATAGACCCGCTCACCGTCGAAGGCGACGGCGTCGGTGAACGTTCCGCCTACGTCGACGCCAACGAGCATCGACGCAAACTACCGGCGGCCGGTCAGGCGGCTGCGCCGACCTCCGACTCGCTGCGAAGCTCGAGCGCCGGACCGTCGAAGGTCTCCTCGAGGTGCTTGTGCGACGGGCAGTACTCGCGGCCGGGCAGCGGGTCGCGCTGGCACGGCGTGCCCCGCCGAGTGTGCGCCTGGCACTGACGCGGGATGCCCGCGAGATCGATCTCGTCGGAGAGCTGCTCGAGGTGCTCGACCGCGAGCGCGATGTTGCGCTCGACGACGCGCCAGACATCGAGCTGGTCGTTCATCGCGAAGTGGCAGCGGATCTCGCTGAACAGCGTCCGCGCCGGGCGCGCGAAATAGCGCCGGTCGGCGGCGAGTCGCTGGACGACGCCCTCGCAGGAGTCGAGCACGCGCTGCTTGTTGCGGCACCCGCTGGGGTCGCGTGGGTCCTCGACGACCCGTGGTCCGAGCTCGCGATAGATCGAGCGGCTGAATCGGTACATCCGTCTTCCGTCCTTCCCTCACTGACGAGAACCGCTTGGGCTCGCGACCGTCCCTGGTGACCATCGGTACGCGCGCCTGTATCGGCGCAGATCACCTCGTCGCGGTGTTTCCCTGAA from the Thermoleophilia bacterium SCSIO 60948 genome contains:
- a CDS encoding DUF1802 family protein, which gives rise to MPIAFKEWAVTVRALSEGEQLLTLRKGGIREENKHFELEHERFFLYPTFDHQRNDLVRASHHPELRRALEEGVWPDEEPTPKALLQDGGIMQPDRVRIRAWAEVADHFETDDPRIVDALSPFHVWTPDYARKRLAWKRRHPLHVLLLRVHRIPRPVTVRVRDEYHGCRSWVEIDRDLPFEGTPVMADEEFGRASAMIRDACQGEPVPA
- a CDS encoding hydantoinase B/oxoprolinase family protein, with product MSLDPVSLQVLLGALRATCEEMGAALIRSAHSANIKERRDCSTALFDARGELVMQAEHIPVHLGSMPDAVATILDEAVDCDPGSEWIANDPYRGGTHLPDITLIRALHGEDGSLLGFAASRAHHADVGGPTPGSMPFDSRTLDEEGVVIEPVLVGEDTLDGLARRMRNPEERIADLRAQRAANRIGSERIAELCAREGEARVRDAMAEVLDYGERRTRARLAELTDGRWSASDVLEGGERGLEDLELRVEATIEGERLRLDFVGSADQVDGNLNCPLAVTRSAALFAVRVLLDPDAPPSAGAHRPIEITAPEGSLLNARHPAAVAAGNVETSSRVADLVMAALAEPLGSTAQGQGTMNNLTLADPSGEGFTYYETLGGGQGADADSPGPSAIHVAMSNTLNTPIEVIESELPVRIRELGLRRGSGGSGSRRGGDGLVREIEALEPLAYSLITERRRHAPRGSEGGADGDPGRNLIDGEELDPKAGGRLEPGQILRIETPGGGGHGA
- a CDS encoding hydantoinase/oxoprolinase family protein, which encodes MLVGVDVGGTFTDAVAFDGERVYTAKSPTTPDDQSRGVLAAIEAALERAGRDPADVELLAHGTTVGTNALLTESGARCSLLATEGFTDLLEIARQDRPRLYHPRQPLPVPLAPAEARVGVRERIGPRDVVRDLTDEELDRITERIAELEPESVAICLLFAYRDPNHERRVARRLRDRFPDLHVSASHEVLAQFREFERCSTTVVDAYLSPLLGRYIARLASACSERGLPAPAVMRSSGGLASAEEAGRSGAWSVLSGPAGGAVGAARLATLGGDERALGFDMGGTSCDVCVVESGRVRRTDSTRIGGRPIQLPMVDVHTVGAGGGSIAWRDIGGALRVGPRSAGAEPGPACYGRGGTEPTVSDADLVLGRLPAASLAGGIELDASAAERAVGRLAGDLGLDTTECAVGIARVADAEMVRALRVVTVERGVDPRGYALYAFGGAGPLHAAAVAEQLDIERIVCARAGGVLSALGLAASERRRDTARTVLLAGDGLTAERIGEEIDALETELRAGGDTDFGDEAELELVHELRYAGQSFELAVDAERDAPPDRLRELFEAEHERRYGYCDPGADIELVNLRAALRSAAPELTPRAADPGEGDGVERTTRRVHVAGAWHETEILRGEPAAGVRASGPCVFELPEATFLLGPDWSAEVDERGSVVATRGHRGEGPER